From one Ochrobactrum vermis genomic stretch:
- a CDS encoding sigma-54-dependent transcriptional regulator — MTESEPLRVMLVDDDVAFRTALADSFEIAGLDIEAHGDGQFALAGLTPDYPGIVVTDIRMPRVDGHAMMEALLARDPELPVILMTGHGDVGMAVASLKKGAFDFIAKPFAADHLISSVRRALEMRRLVLENRRLRRAAAEAEQDYPLLGETPVMMRLRDTIRQLASVDVDVLIEGETGTGKELVARLLHRWSARHARGFVAIDCAALPDAIADEVLFGSRIQRGRIVDADRGTLFLDEIDSMSPSVQGKLLRVVEERELPSLSGEPRAVNLRIVAAAKGNLEEAVAAGRFRSDLLYRLETVRLRVPPLRERRKDIGLLFSYFLDEAADQFGQPRPTIDAAMEARLNSDEWSGNVRELRNYAKQVVLGLGRESIGEPSPFSLSEQLDHFEDSVIRETLDRCNGDVGAASVLLQLPRRSLYARLQKLAIDASTFRKRD, encoded by the coding sequence ATGACGGAGAGTGAACCTTTGCGGGTTATGCTGGTCGATGACGATGTCGCTTTCCGAACGGCTCTAGCCGATTCATTTGAGATCGCAGGGCTCGATATTGAAGCGCACGGCGACGGTCAGTTCGCTTTGGCCGGTTTGACGCCCGATTATCCGGGCATCGTTGTGACTGATATCCGCATGCCGCGCGTCGATGGACATGCGATGATGGAAGCATTGCTGGCGCGCGATCCGGAACTGCCGGTCATCTTGATGACGGGGCATGGTGATGTCGGAATGGCGGTGGCGTCTCTCAAGAAGGGTGCGTTCGATTTCATAGCCAAACCATTTGCCGCCGATCATCTGATATCAAGTGTGCGCCGTGCGCTGGAAATGCGTCGACTGGTGTTGGAAAACCGCCGTCTTCGCCGGGCCGCGGCCGAGGCCGAGCAGGATTATCCCTTGCTTGGTGAAACCCCGGTCATGATGCGGTTACGTGACACAATCCGCCAGCTTGCCAGCGTTGATGTCGATGTCCTGATCGAAGGTGAAACGGGAACTGGCAAGGAGTTGGTGGCCCGTCTCCTGCATCGCTGGAGCGCGCGTCACGCTCGCGGTTTTGTTGCCATCGATTGTGCGGCTTTGCCCGACGCCATCGCGGACGAGGTTCTTTTCGGCAGCCGCATCCAGCGTGGGCGAATAGTCGATGCCGATCGTGGCACACTGTTTCTTGATGAGATAGACAGCATGTCGCCGTCCGTTCAGGGCAAGCTTCTGCGTGTTGTCGAAGAGCGTGAACTGCCGTCACTTTCGGGAGAACCGCGCGCGGTTAATCTGAGGATCGTCGCGGCTGCGAAAGGCAATCTGGAAGAAGCCGTGGCCGCCGGTCGTTTTCGTTCCGATCTGCTTTATCGCCTTGAAACAGTTAGACTGCGGGTTCCTCCTCTGCGTGAGCGGCGGAAGGATATCGGTTTGCTTTTTTCCTACTTTCTTGATGAAGCAGCAGACCAGTTCGGGCAGCCCCGACCTACTATCGATGCGGCGATGGAAGCGCGGTTAAATTCAGACGAATGGTCGGGAAATGTTCGGGAATTGCGTAATTATGCCAAGCAGGTCGTGTTGGGGCTAGGGCGAGAGTCCATTGGTGAACCCAGCCCGTTTTCACTGTCGGAGCAACTTGACCATTTCGAAGACAGTGTTATTCGCGAGACGTTGGATCGGTGCAATGGTGACGTGGGGGCTGCTTCAGTCCTGTTGCAGCTACCGCGCCGCAGCCTCTACGCCCGTTTGCAAAAGCTCGCTATTGACGCATCGACCTTCAGGAAACGCGATTAA
- a CDS encoding sensor histidine kinase, giving the protein MKARSKFAKLFLVALAFLLAIGVWFSARLWAESGALDGLRQETTLIARQQARLIDSELAKFRLLPVVLKEYSDLRDVLADGSQDATARLNQKLELLAQQVGSPIIYVIARDGTVIASSNANTPESFVGRNYDFRPYFKGAMATGSAEYYAIGDLSGRFGLFLARRVGDQANPVGVVVIKFEFHRLVQTWSNDPGQTFVVDPRGIILASTDKVEELRSFQPISTSERAKLVESGQFNAADMKQSNYRFAVDGMMIGPSGQYSVAVDEPIAETALKLIHTVPTAPALRAANDLARLVTVASMLVFVVIAGAIYWRISRAARAAAYRAELEAAVEERTAALSAEMTERELADKRFRDAREELAQANRLASLGSITAGLVHEINQPVATIRTLAENAQHHLANGKLDKVANNLNTSVELTARIGSITQEMRRFARRRSGIVRPLRLNELVDGTMLLMGDRFRNAKVRLDIPGRSDIVIVACRVRSEQVLVNLLQNALDAVVNSENPHVSFTVREEGDQISLVVDDNGPGIDPQLGNEIFSPFVTGKADGLGLGLGIARDLMAELEGTLRIVPSQLGGAAFAATLKRVNKGNGDDGE; this is encoded by the coding sequence ATGAAGGCGCGCTCAAAATTTGCAAAACTCTTTTTGGTTGCCCTCGCTTTCTTGCTGGCAATCGGCGTGTGGTTTTCCGCCCGGCTGTGGGCTGAAAGCGGGGCGCTTGATGGCCTTCGTCAGGAGACAACGCTCATAGCGCGCCAGCAAGCTCGTCTTATAGACAGCGAATTGGCCAAGTTCCGGTTACTACCCGTCGTTCTGAAGGAATATAGCGATCTGCGAGATGTGCTCGCGGACGGTTCGCAAGATGCAACGGCTCGCCTTAATCAGAAGCTGGAGCTTCTTGCGCAACAGGTGGGTTCACCAATCATCTACGTGATAGCGCGTGATGGAACTGTTATCGCGTCATCGAATGCCAATACGCCGGAAAGCTTTGTCGGCCGCAATTACGATTTCCGTCCTTATTTCAAGGGAGCGATGGCGACAGGCTCGGCAGAATACTATGCCATAGGCGATTTGAGCGGTCGCTTTGGCCTCTTCCTGGCGCGACGCGTCGGCGATCAGGCTAATCCCGTCGGCGTGGTCGTCATAAAATTCGAGTTCCATAGGCTGGTGCAGACATGGTCGAACGATCCCGGTCAAACGTTTGTTGTCGATCCTCGCGGGATCATACTTGCCTCCACAGACAAGGTCGAAGAGCTTCGCTCCTTTCAGCCGATCTCAACATCAGAACGTGCGAAGTTGGTCGAGAGTGGGCAGTTTAATGCTGCGGATATGAAACAGAGCAATTATCGCTTTGCAGTGGACGGGATGATGATCGGGCCTTCCGGTCAATATTCGGTCGCAGTCGATGAGCCGATTGCTGAAACAGCCTTGAAACTGATTCATACGGTACCGACTGCACCAGCGCTACGTGCGGCAAACGACCTTGCACGCTTGGTGACGGTGGCGTCGATGCTTGTTTTCGTCGTGATTGCTGGTGCCATTTACTGGAGAATAAGCCGTGCGGCGCGTGCTGCGGCTTATCGTGCTGAACTCGAGGCTGCGGTTGAAGAACGAACGGCTGCGTTAAGTGCAGAAATGACGGAGCGGGAACTGGCCGACAAACGATTCCGCGATGCGCGGGAGGAACTGGCACAGGCAAACAGGCTAGCGTCGCTTGGATCGATCACCGCCGGGCTGGTGCATGAGATCAACCAGCCGGTTGCAACTATTCGAACACTCGCCGAAAATGCACAGCATCATCTTGCGAATGGTAAGCTCGATAAGGTTGCCAATAATCTCAATACGTCCGTGGAACTGACGGCGCGTATAGGCTCCATCACACAGGAAATGCGTCGATTTGCGCGTCGTCGCAGCGGTATTGTTCGTCCGCTTCGGCTGAATGAGCTTGTGGATGGCACAATGCTGCTTATGGGAGATCGTTTCCGGAACGCCAAGGTTCGGCTCGATATTCCAGGGCGGTCCGACATCGTGATAGTTGCGTGTCGTGTTCGATCTGAGCAGGTACTGGTAAATCTGCTGCAGAACGCATTGGATGCGGTGGTGAACAGCGAAAACCCGCATGTTTCATTCACCGTTCGTGAGGAAGGTGATCAGATTTCCCTTGTCGTGGACGATAACGGACCGGGTATCGATCCCCAGCTGGGCAATGAGATATTCAGCCCTTTTGTAACAGGAAAGGCGGACGGGCTTGGTCTGGGCCTCGGTATTGCAAGGGATCTCATGGCTGAACTGGAAGGAACGCTGCGTATCGTTCCTTCGCAACTCGGCGGTGCGGCTTTTGCTGCTACTTTGAAGCGGGTAAACAAGGGAAACGGCGATGACGGAGAGTGA